In Camelina sativa cultivar DH55 chromosome 16, Cs, whole genome shotgun sequence, a single window of DNA contains:
- the LOC104749298 gene encoding probable U3 small nucleolar RNA-associated protein 11, giving the protein MSSLRNCVPRPAHKERSQPQARKKFGLLEKHKDYVIRAKAYHKKQDTLKILRQKAAFKNPDEFNFKMINSKTDRGNHRPKDEVNKYSAEELMIMKTQDIGYVFQKLQSEKNKIDKLTSSLQCTEGQSSRRHVYYAEDREEARELESECRSRSDIYARGTPKDIQKKMDRSYRDLEARKSRANNLEKLYADMSMQKELQKKGRKRKLREDEILNPNGKPVYKWRADRKR; this is encoded by the exons ATGTCGTCGCTGCGTAATTGTGTTCCACGGCCTGCTCATAAGGAGCGATCTCAGCC GCAAGCGAGGAAGAAGTTTGGTCTCCTCGAGAAGCATAAGGATTATGTTATCCGAGCTAAAGCTTATCACAAAAAGCAGGATACTTTAAAG ATACTTAGGCAGAAGGCCGCATTCAAGAATCCAGATGAATTCAACTTTAAGATGATCAATAGTAAAACAGACCGTGGAAATCATAGACCAAA GGATGAGGTAAATAAATACTCTGCGGAAGAGCTCATGATAATGAAGACCCAAGATATAGGCTATGTGTTCCAAAAATTGCAGAGTGAGAAAAAC AAAATTGACAAGCTTACTTCATCACTGCAATGTACTGAGGGTCAGTCAAGCCGTAGACATGTTTACTATGCAGAAGACAG AGAGGAGGCTAGAGAACTGGAGTCAGAATGTAGAAGCAGAAGTGATATCTATGCCAGAGGGACCCCGAAAGATATACAAAA GAAAATGGATAGGTCCTATAGAGACCTTGAGGCACGGAAGAGCAGGGCTAATAATTTGGAGAAGTTATACGCAGATATGTCAATGCAGAAGGAATTACAG AAAAAGGGTCGCAAACGTAAGCTGCGTGAAGACGAGATACTCAATCCAAATGGTAAACCGGTATACAAATGGCGGGCAGATAGAAAGCGCTGA
- the LOC104749297 gene encoding peptidyl-prolyl cis-trans isomerase FKBP20-2, chloroplastic isoform X2, which produces MVMILSTPLYPCLTLLRETKVSLSRSKRSLCCCSVSEEPKDQSLSRRSVVYVLATTPCLLFPALISSAKTKSKSPYDERRLLEQNKRIQRENNAPDEFPNFVREGFEVKVVASDNYVKADSGLIYRDFNLGQGDCPKDGQQVIFHYIGYNESGRRIDSTYIQGSPARIRMGTNALVPGFEMGIRDMKPGGRRRIIIPPELGPPVGPSTFFSSKQFEVFDVELLSIQNCERRTIIGFYSDVTCS; this is translated from the exons ATGGTGATGATTTTATCAACTCCTCTCTATCCATGTCTTACACTTCTTC GTGAAACAAAAGTATCGTTATCTCGGAGCAAACGCTCGTTATGTTGTTGTTCAGTGagtgaagaaccaaaagaccAAAG cTTGAGTCGGAGAAGTGTAGTTTATGTATTGGCTACTACGCCGTGTTTGTTGTTTCCGGCGTTGATTTCATCTGCGAAGACTAAATCTAAGAGCCCTTATGATGAGAGACGGTTACTAGAACAGAACAAGAGGATACAGAGAGAGAACAATGCTCCTGACGAGTTTCCTAACTTTGTTAGAGAAG GTTTTGAGGTTAAGGTTGTAGCTTCAGATAATTACGTGAAGGCTGATTCTGGCCTCATATACCGGGATTTCAATCTTG GTCAAGGTGATTGCCCTAAAGATGGTCAGCAG GTGATTTTTCACTATATTGGCTATAATGAGTCCGGAAGGCGAATAGACAGTACTTATATACAGGGCTCTCCTGCTAGAATTCGCATGGGAACCAATGCACTTGTTCCAG gatttgaaatgggaatccgTGACATGAAGCCTGGTGGGCGAAGAAGGATTATCATCCCTCCAGAATTGGGACCTCCG GTGGGACCTTCGACCTTCTTCAGCTCGAAGCAATTTGAAGTTTTCGACGTGGAGTTGCTCAGCATCCAGAATTGTGAGAGGAGGACAATAATAGGGTTCTACTCAGATGTCACATGCAGTTAA
- the LOC104749297 gene encoding peptidyl-prolyl cis-trans isomerase FKBP20-2, chloroplastic isoform X4, which translates to MVMILSTPLYPCLTLLRETKVSLSRSKRSLCCCSVSEEPKDQSLSRRSVVYVLATTPCLLFPALISSAKTKSKSPYDERRLLEQNKRIQRENNAPDEFPNFVREGFEVKVVASDNYVKADSGLIYRDFNVGQGDCPKDGQQVIFHYIGYNESGRRIDSTYIQGSPARIRMGTNALVPGFEMGIRDMKPGGRRRIIIPPELGPPVGPSTFFSSKQFEVFDVELLSIQNCERRTIIGFYSDVTCS; encoded by the exons ATGGTGATGATTTTATCAACTCCTCTCTATCCATGTCTTACACTTCTTC GTGAAACAAAAGTATCGTTATCTCGGAGCAAACGCTCGTTATGTTGTTGTTCAGTGagtgaagaaccaaaagaccAAAG cTTGAGTCGGAGAAGTGTAGTTTATGTATTGGCTACTACGCCGTGTTTGTTGTTTCCGGCGTTGATTTCATCTGCGAAGACTAAATCTAAGAGCCCTTATGATGAGAGACGGTTACTAGAACAGAACAAGAGGATACAGAGAGAGAACAATGCTCCTGACGAGTTTCCTAACTTTGTTAGAGAAG GTTTTGAGGTTAAGGTTGTAGCTTCAGATAATTACGTTAAGGCTGATTCGGGCCTCATATACCGGGATTTCAATGTTGGTCAAGGTGATTGCCCTAAAGATGGTCAGCAG GTGATTTTTCACTATATTGGCTATAATGAGTCCGGAAGGCGAATAGACAGTACTTATATACAGGGCTCTCCTGCTAGAATTCGCATGGGAACCAATGCACTTGTTCCAG gatttgaaatgggaatccgTGACATGAAGCCTGGTGGGCGAAGAAGGATTATCATCCCTCCAGAATTGGGACCTCCG GTGGGACCTTCGACCTTCTTCAGCTCGAAGCAATTTGAAGTTTTCGACGTGGAGTTGCTCAGCATCCAGAATTGTGAGAGGAGGACAATAATAGGGTTCTACTCAGATGTCACATGCAGTTAA
- the LOC104753237 gene encoding palmitoyl-protein thioesterase 1-like: MAFLKAAIIVALICNFLSVTSSVPFVVLHGIGDKCSNAGVKQFTELLSDWSGSQGYCLEIGNGSWDSWTMPLLDQTSAACDKVKSMPELNDGYSIVGLSQGNMIGRALIEFCDGAPPVKNFVSVAGPHAGTASIPFCGATWICIMLDSMIKAEIYSDYLQEHLAPSGFLKIPTVSCFPVKGLXFCFSNQIGTATTVLSNYNTHHTLKPRVDKTSQLKVN, translated from the exons atggcgttTCTTAAGGCAGCGATTATTGTTGCCCTAATCTGCAATTTCCTCTCAGTTACTTCTTCTGTTCCTTTCGTAGTGCTACATG GAATTGGGGATAAATGCAGTAATGCAGGAGTGAAACAATTCACAGAGCTTTTAAGTGATTGGTCTGGTTCTCAAGGATATTGCTT GGAGATTGGGAATGGCTCATGGGACTCATGGACCATGCCCCTCCTTGATCAG ACATCTGCTGCTTGTGACAAG GTGAAAAGTATGCCTGAGCTTAATGATGGTTACAGCATTGTGGGGCTTTCTCAGGGTAACATGATCGGTCGAGCTCTCATTGAGTTTTGCGATGGAGCACCACCT GTTAAGAATTTTGTATCGGTAGCGGGTCCTCATGCTGGTACTGCATCGATTCCTTTCTGCGGC GCTACCTGGATTTGCATCATGTTGGACAGTATGATCAAAGCAGAGATCTATAGCGACTATTTGCAG gaaCATTTGGCTCCTAGTGGTTTTCTCAAAATCCCAACTGTAAGTTGTTTTCCTGTTAAAGGTTTAGNGTTTTGTTTCTCTAATCAAATTGGAACTGCGACTACTGTTCTGTCTAATTATAACACTCACCACACGCTTAAGCCGCGCGTGGATAAGACAAGCCAACTAAAAGTCAACTAA
- the LOC109129425 gene encoding nitrile-specifier protein 5-like has protein sequence MTINSFVHSGDISILSDEQKRPHYGNELGDIHCFDLASEKWTAVETTGDVPSARSVFPAVSYGKFIVIYGGEEEPHELMHMGAGKMCGEVYKLDTETLVWERIVRGKQEQKPSQRGWCAFTAAVKDGEEGLLVHGGNCPTNGRLDDLVFWGFSHLNVN, from the exons ATGACTATTAATAGCTTTGTGCATAGCGGAGATATCAGTATCCTTAGTGATGAACAGAAG AGACCTCATTATGGTAATGAATTGGGTGACATTCATTGTTTTGATCTGGCTAGTGAGAAATGGACTGCTGTGGAGACCACCGGGGATGTACCGTCGGCGAGAAGCGTGTTTCCAGCGGTTTCTTACGGGAAATTCATTGTTATATATGGTGGGGAGGAAGAGCCGCATGAGCTTATGCATATGGGAGCTGGGAAGATGTGTGGAGAGGTTTACAAGCTTGATACAGAGACGTTAGTGTGGGAGAGGATTGTGCGTGGGAAACAGGAGCAGAAGCCGAGCCAACGCGGGTGGTGTGCGTTTACTGCAGCGGTTAAGGATGGTGAGGAAGGCCTGTTGGTTCATGGTGGGAATTGTCCGACCAATGGGCGGCTTGATGATTTGGTGTTTTGGGGTTTCTCTCATCTTAATGTCAATTAA
- the LOC104753236 gene encoding protein ARABIDILLO 2-like: MSRRVRQRVEEKGKNKLDSPSYRYPVIGNDEDVAPKVQEYADWTSLPYDTVLYLFNRLNYRDRASLASTCRTWRSLGASSCLWNSLDLRAHKFDLSMAPTLATRCAHLQKVRFRGVDSADAIIHLRARNLLEISGDYCRKITDATLSMIAARHDALESLQLGPDFCEKITSDAIRVIAFCCPKLKKLRVSGMRDVSSEAIESLAKHCPQLSDLGFLDCLNINEEALGKVVSVRYLSVAGTSNIKWKVALDNWEKLPKLTCLDVSRTTIDHIAVSRLLKSSQSLKVLCALNFFRWPTGCDGVLERAAGALANLAADDKCSTEVARAGGVHALVMLARNCKYEGAQEQAARALANLAAHGDSNNNNAAVGQEAGALDALLQLTQSLHDGVKQEAAGALWNLSFDDKNRESIAAFGGVEALVALAKSCSNASTGLQERAAGALWGLSVSEANSIAIGRDGGIPPLIALAGSEAEDVHETAAGALWNLAFNPGNALRIVEEGGVKSLVHLCLTSVSKMARFMAALALAYMFDGRMDEYAMIGTSSESASKSVTLNGARMMALKHIGAFIKTFMEHQIFTGGALSFAPSMLAQVAEKARIPEAGHLRCSGSEIGRFVTMLRNHDDTLKACAAFALLQFTIPGGRHAMHHASLMQNAGEARALRSAAAAANVPRGARIFAKIVLRNLEHHQAESSKGKKVSYNRI; this comes from the exons ATGAGTCGTAGGGTGCGGCAGAGAGTggaggaaaaaggaaagaacaaGCTTGATTCACCAAGTTATCGTTATCCTGTGATTGGCAACGACGAGGATGTTGCACCTAAGGTTCAAGAGTATGCGGATTGGACTAGTTTGCCTTATGATACTGTACTTTATCTGTTTAATCGATTGAATTATCGCGATAGAGCTAGCTTAGCATCGACTTGTAGGACATGGAGAAGCCTTGGTGCTTCTTCTTGTCTGTGGAATTCATTGGATCTTCGTGCTCACAAGTTTGATCTTTCAATGGCACCTACTCTTGCTACTCGGTGTGCTCATCTTCAGAAGGTAAGGTTTCGTGGCGTTGACTCTGCTGATGCCATCATTCATCTCAGAGCAAGGAATCTGCTTGAAATTAGCGGCGACTATTGTAGGAAGATTACAGATGCTACATTGTCTATGATTGCGGCACGCCATGACGCTCTTGAGAGCCTTCAACTTGGACCTGACTTCTGTGAGAAGATCACCAGTGATGCTATAAGAGTTATAGCCTTTTGTTGTCCTAAACTGAAAAAGCTACGGGTTTCTGGCATGAGGGATGTTAGTTCTGAGGCTATAGAATCTTTGGCCAAACATTGCCCACAGCTCAGTGATCTTGGATTCTTAGATTGTCTGAACATCAACGAAGAAGCATTGGGAAAAGTTGTGTCTGTTCGCTACCTCTCTGTTGCCGGGACATCAAACATAAAGTGGAAAGTTGCATTAGATAATTGGGAGAAGCTACCAAAATTAACCTGTCTGGATGTCTCCAGAACCACCATTGACCATATTGCAGTTTCGCGGTTGTTGAAATCATCGCAGAGCTTGAAAGTTTTGTGTGCTTTAAACT TCTTTAGATGGCCAACTGGCTGTGATGGAGTTCTG GAACGTGCTGCTGGGGCATTAGCGAACCTAGCAGCAGACGATAAATGCAGCACGGAAGTTGCAAGAGCAGGGGGTGTTCATGCCTTGGTGATGTTAGCTCGGAATTGCAAGTATGAAGGAGCTCAAGAACAG GCGGCTCGTGCTTTGGCTAATCTGGCTGCTCATGGTGATAGCAACAATAATAATGCTGCTGTTGGACAAGAGGCCGGTGCATTAGATGCTCTTCTTCAGCTTACGCAATCGCTACATGATGGTGTTAAACAGGAAGCTGCTGGCGCTCTTTGGAATTTATCATTCGATGACAAGAATCGAGAATCCATTGCTGCATTTGGTGGTGTTGAAGCCTTG GTGGCACTTGCGAAGTCCTGTTCAAATGCATCCACAGGTCTCCAAGAGAGAGCAGCTGGTGCTCTTTGGGGACTATCTGTCTCAGAAGCAAACAG CATTGCAATTGGTCGTGATGGTGGTATACCGCCTCTGATTGCTCTTGCAGGATCTGAAGCTGAG GATGTACATGAAACTGCTGCAGGAGCTCTGTGGAATCTTGCTTTTAATCCTGGTAACGCTCTGCGGATTGTGGAAGAAGGGGGAGTTAAATCACTTGTTCACCTCTGCTTGACTTCTGTTTCCAAAATGGCTCGTTTCATGGCAGCATTAGCATTGGCATACATGTTTGATGGAAG GATGGATGAATACGCGATGATAGGGACTTCATCGGAAAGTGCATCTAAAAGTGTTACCTTAAATGGTGCTAGAATGATGGCTCTTAAACACATTGGAGCATTTATTAAAACTTTCATGGAGCACCAAATCTTTACAGGTGGTGCTTTATCATTTGCTCCATCTATGTTAGCACAGGTCGCAGAGAAAGCTCGAATCCCAGAAGCTGGTCACTTGAGATGCAGTGGTTCCGAAATTGGAAGATTTGTTACAATGTTGCGAAACCATGATGATACACTCAAAGCTTGTGCAGCTTTTGCGCTTCTTCAg TTTACAATACCTGGAGGTCGTCACGCAATGCATCACGCAAGCTTGATGCAGAACGCTGGAGAAGCAAGAGCCTTGCGTTCTGCAGCTGCAGCTGCGAATGTGCCTCGTGGAGCCAGGATCTTTGCGAAGATTGTGCTTCGCAATCTCGAGCATCATCAGGCAGAATCTTCTAAAGGAAAGAAAGTATCTTATAATAGGATTTGA
- the LOC104753235 gene encoding ATPase 7, plasma membrane-type-like, translated as MEVGITILLDLISYRETQVQLVEPYLISNTFKNLIAHFFISLLLQVFKRGIDKDMAVLMAARAARLENQDAIDTAIVSMLSDPKEARAGIQELHFLPFSPANRRTALTYLDGEGKMHRVSKGAPEEILDMAHNKLEIKDKVHATIDKFAERGLRSLGLAYQVRHD; from the exons ATGGAAGTTGGGATTACAATCTTATTGGATCTCATAAGCTACAGAGAGACGCAGGTGCAGCTTGTGGAGCCATATTTGATCTCAAACACCTTCAAGAATCTGATCGCG CActtttttatctctcttttgttACAGGTGTTTAAGAGGGGCATTGACAAAGATATGGCTGTGCTTATGGCTGCAAGAGCTGCACGTTTAGAGAACCAAGATGCTATCGATACTGCAATTGTTTCAATGTTGTCAGACCCGAAAGAG GCACGTGCCGGAATTcaagaacttcattttcttccattcAGTCCAGCTAATAGAAGAACTGCATTAACGTACTTAGACGGAGAAGGCAAAATGCACCGTGTCAGCAAAGGCGCTCCTGAGGAG ATTTTGGATATGGCACACAACAAATTAGAAATCAAGGACAAGGTACATGCTACAATCGACAAATTTGCAGAACGTGGCCTAAGATCCCTTGGGTTGGCATATCAGGTGAGACATGATTAA
- the LOC104749297 gene encoding peptidyl-prolyl cis-trans isomerase FKBP20-2, chloroplastic isoform X3 — protein sequence MVMILSTPLYPCLTLLRETKVSLSRSKRSLCCCSVSEEPKDQSLSRRSVVYVLATTPCLLFPALISSAKTKSKSPYDERRLLEQNKRIQRENNAPDEFPNFVREGFEVKVVASDNYVKADSGLIYRDFNLGQGDCPKDGQQVIFHYIGYNESGRRIDSTYIQGSPARIRMGTNALVPGFEMGIRDMKPGGRRRIIIPPELGPPVSFYFLLSTLSLTLSS from the exons ATGGTGATGATTTTATCAACTCCTCTCTATCCATGTCTTACACTTCTTC GTGAAACAAAAGTATCGTTATCTCGGAGCAAACGCTCGTTATGTTGTTGTTCAGTGagtgaagaaccaaaagaccAAAG cTTGAGTCGGAGAAGTGTAGTTTATGTATTGGCTACTACGCCGTGTTTGTTGTTTCCGGCGTTGATTTCATCTGCGAAGACTAAATCTAAGAGCCCTTATGATGAGAGACGGTTACTAGAACAGAACAAGAGGATACAGAGAGAGAACAATGCTCCTGACGAGTTTCCTAACTTTGTTAGAGAAG GTTTTGAGGTTAAGGTTGTAGCTTCAGATAATTACGTGAAGGCTGATTCTGGCCTCATATACCGGGATTTCAATCTTGGTCAAGGTGATTGCCCTAAAGATGGTCAGCAG GTGATTTTTCACTATATTGGCTATAATGAGTCCGGAAGGCGAATAGACAGTACTTATATACAGGGCTCTCCTGCTAGAATTCGCATGGGAACCAATGCACTTGTTCCAG gatttgaaatgggaatccgTGACATGAAGCCTGGTGGGCGAAGAAGGATTATCATCCCTCCAGAATTGGGACCTCCGGttagtttctactttctacTTTCTACTCTATCCTTAACACTCAGTTCTTAA
- the LOC104749297 gene encoding peptidyl-prolyl cis-trans isomerase FKBP20-2, chloroplastic isoform X1, whose protein sequence is MVMILSTPLYPCLTLLRETKVSLSRSKRSLCCCSVSEEPKDQSLSRRSVVYVLATTPCLLFPALISSAKTKSKSPYDERRLLEQNKRIQRENNAPDEFPNFVREGFEVKVVASDNYVKADSGLIYRDFNVGQGDCPKDGQQVIFHYIGYNESGRRIDSTYIQGSPARIRMGTNALVPGFEMGIRDMKPGGRRRIIIPPELGPPVGPSTFFSSKQFEVFDVELLSIQNCERRTIIGFYSDVTCS, encoded by the exons ATGGTGATGATTTTATCAACTCCTCTCTATCCATGTCTTACACTTCTTC GTGAAACAAAAGTATCGTTATCTCGGAGCAAACGCTCGTTATGTTGTTGTTCAGTGagtgaagaaccaaaagaccAAAG cTTGAGTCGGAGAAGTGTAGTTTATGTATTGGCTACTACGCCGTGTTTGTTGTTTCCGGCGTTGATTTCATCTGCGAAGACTAAATCTAAGAGCCCTTATGATGAGAGACGGTTACTAGAACAGAACAAGAGGATACAGAGAGAGAACAATGCTCCTGACGAGTTTCCTAACTTTGTTAGAGAAG GTTTTGAGGTTAAGGTTGTAGCTTCAGATAATTACGTTAAG GCTGATTCGGGCCTCATATACCGGGATTTCAATGTTGGTCAAGGTGATTGCCCTAAAGATGGTCAGCAG GTGATTTTTCACTATATTGGCTATAATGAGTCCGGAAGGCGAATAGACAGTACTTATATACAGGGCTCTCCTGCTAGAATTCGCATGGGAACCAATGCACTTGTTCCAG gatttgaaatgggaatccgTGACATGAAGCCTGGTGGGCGAAGAAGGATTATCATCCCTCCAGAATTGGGACCTCCG GTGGGACCTTCGACCTTCTTCAGCTCGAAGCAATTTGAAGTTTTCGACGTGGAGTTGCTCAGCATCCAGAATTGTGAGAGGAGGACAATAATAGGGTTCTACTCAGATGTCACATGCAGTTAA